A window from Zonotrichia albicollis isolate bZonAlb1 chromosome 8, bZonAlb1.hap1, whole genome shotgun sequence encodes these proteins:
- the LOC102065695 gene encoding uncharacterized protein LOC102065695 isoform X2, with amino-acid sequence MEGTRRALLRLAAACCLLCALPEGQQTAEALVSLSPFPSTALTSLQPREASDVPAVTAAIPQPGLEKNPTAATLSATGARATEVEDAFITTTPVAGSKAETLQASTTASPGDITVTHPEHDNMSLSANSSTEIPSPTLTASTLEGNQPGHEATEPFSTTEETDDASSATPTPPLNTGPATTNSSQSGLFDGQTLRPTAARSETKAGTSPVGATEESTVEPRTSSAPTSIVRSTSFATASSTVTVTVTPLVTSSTPASTAAIPTSTPTLAQSLEPRHEKTSVLDVGDDNSELPTLAGKARADPLVITVISVFIVMVAILALVGFLRYRQRNNRTEFRRLQDLPMDDMMEDTPLSLYSY; translated from the exons ATGGAGGGGACGCGGCGCGCCCTGCTCCGCCTCGCCGCcgcctgctgcctgctctgcgCCCTGCCAG AGGGTCAGCAGACAGCAGAGGCcttggtgtcactgtcacctttTCCTAGCACAGCGCTCACCTCGCTTCAGCCAAGGGAAGCCTCTGACGTCCCTGCAGTTACTGCTGCCATTCCTCAGCCAGGCCTGGAGAAAAACCCGACTGCTGCAACACTCAGTGCCACAGGGGCCCGTGCTACAGAGGTGGAGGATGCCTTCATCACCACCACCCCCGTGGCAGGCTCCAAGGCAGAGACACTGCAGGCTTCTACCACTGCCAGTCCTGGGGACATCACAGTTACACATCCTGAGCATGACAACATGAGCTTGTCAGccaacagcagcactgaaatcCCCTCCCCTACCTTGACTGCCAGCACTCTGGAAGGAAACCAGCCCGGCCATGAAGCCACAGAACCTTTCAGCACAACTGAAGAGACGGATGATGCCAGCAGTGCAACCCCCACGCCTCCTCTGAACACTGGGCCCG CAACAACTAacagctctcagtcagggctttTTGATGGGCAGACCCTGAGGCCCACAGCAGCAAGGTCTGAAACCAAGGCAGGAACGAGCCCTGTGGGTGCCACAGAGGAGAGCACTGTGGAGCCCAGAacctcctctgctcccacctccATTGTACGGAGCACGTCCTTTGCTACTGCCTCCAGtactgtgacagtgacagtgacacccctTGTGACCAGCTCCAcgcctgccagcacagctgccatCCCCACCAGCACGCCCACACTGGCACAGTCACTGGAGCCCAGGCATGAGAAGACTTCTGTGTTGGATGTTGGTGATGATAATTCAG AGCTCCCCACTTTGGCTGGTAAAGCGAGGGCTGACCCCTTGGTGATCACTGTGATCTCCGTGTTCATTGTCATGGTGGCCATCCTGGCCCTGGTGGGATTCCTGCGCTACCGCCAGCGCAACAACCGCACCGAGTTCCGGCGCCTGCAGGACCTGCCCATG GATGACATGATGGAGGACACCCCTCTCTCCCTCTACAGCTACTAG
- the LOC102065695 gene encoding uncharacterized protein LOC102065695 isoform X1 has product MEGTRRALLRLAAACCLLCALPAEGQQTAEALVSLSPFPSTALTSLQPREASDVPAVTAAIPQPGLEKNPTAATLSATGARATEVEDAFITTTPVAGSKAETLQASTTASPGDITVTHPEHDNMSLSANSSTEIPSPTLTASTLEGNQPGHEATEPFSTTEETDDASSATPTPPLNTGPATTNSSQSGLFDGQTLRPTAARSETKAGTSPVGATEESTVEPRTSSAPTSIVRSTSFATASSTVTVTVTPLVTSSTPASTAAIPTSTPTLAQSLEPRHEKTSVLDVGDDNSELPTLAGKARADPLVITVISVFIVMVAILALVGFLRYRQRNNRTEFRRLQDLPMDDMMEDTPLSLYSY; this is encoded by the exons ATGGAGGGGACGCGGCGCGCCCTGCTCCGCCTCGCCGCcgcctgctgcctgctctgcgCCCTGCCAG CAGAGGGTCAGCAGACAGCAGAGGCcttggtgtcactgtcacctttTCCTAGCACAGCGCTCACCTCGCTTCAGCCAAGGGAAGCCTCTGACGTCCCTGCAGTTACTGCTGCCATTCCTCAGCCAGGCCTGGAGAAAAACCCGACTGCTGCAACACTCAGTGCCACAGGGGCCCGTGCTACAGAGGTGGAGGATGCCTTCATCACCACCACCCCCGTGGCAGGCTCCAAGGCAGAGACACTGCAGGCTTCTACCACTGCCAGTCCTGGGGACATCACAGTTACACATCCTGAGCATGACAACATGAGCTTGTCAGccaacagcagcactgaaatcCCCTCCCCTACCTTGACTGCCAGCACTCTGGAAGGAAACCAGCCCGGCCATGAAGCCACAGAACCTTTCAGCACAACTGAAGAGACGGATGATGCCAGCAGTGCAACCCCCACGCCTCCTCTGAACACTGGGCCCG CAACAACTAacagctctcagtcagggctttTTGATGGGCAGACCCTGAGGCCCACAGCAGCAAGGTCTGAAACCAAGGCAGGAACGAGCCCTGTGGGTGCCACAGAGGAGAGCACTGTGGAGCCCAGAacctcctctgctcccacctccATTGTACGGAGCACGTCCTTTGCTACTGCCTCCAGtactgtgacagtgacagtgacacccctTGTGACCAGCTCCAcgcctgccagcacagctgccatCCCCACCAGCACGCCCACACTGGCACAGTCACTGGAGCCCAGGCATGAGAAGACTTCTGTGTTGGATGTTGGTGATGATAATTCAG AGCTCCCCACTTTGGCTGGTAAAGCGAGGGCTGACCCCTTGGTGATCACTGTGATCTCCGTGTTCATTGTCATGGTGGCCATCCTGGCCCTGGTGGGATTCCTGCGCTACCGCCAGCGCAACAACCGCACCGAGTTCCGGCGCCTGCAGGACCTGCCCATG GATGACATGATGGAGGACACCCCTCTCTCCCTCTACAGCTACTAG
- the LOC102065695 gene encoding uncharacterized protein LOC102065695 isoform X3 translates to MEGTRRALLRLAAACCLLCALPAEGQQTAEALVSLSPFPSTALTSLQPREASDVPAVTAAIPQPGLEKNPTAATLSATGARATEVEDAFITTTPVAGSKAETLQASTTASPGDITVTHPEHDNMSLSANSSTEIPSPTLTASTLEGNQPGHEATEPFSTTEETDDASSATPTPPLNTGPATTNSSQSGLFDGQTLRPTAARSETKAGTSPVGATEESTVEPRTSSAPTSIVRSTSFATASSTVTVTVTPLVTSSTPASTAAIPTSTPTLAQSLEPRHEKTSVLDVGDDNSELPTLAGKARADPLVITVISVFIVMVAILALVGFLRYRQRNNRTEFRRLQDLPMVPLLPSKV, encoded by the exons ATGGAGGGGACGCGGCGCGCCCTGCTCCGCCTCGCCGCcgcctgctgcctgctctgcgCCCTGCCAG CAGAGGGTCAGCAGACAGCAGAGGCcttggtgtcactgtcacctttTCCTAGCACAGCGCTCACCTCGCTTCAGCCAAGGGAAGCCTCTGACGTCCCTGCAGTTACTGCTGCCATTCCTCAGCCAGGCCTGGAGAAAAACCCGACTGCTGCAACACTCAGTGCCACAGGGGCCCGTGCTACAGAGGTGGAGGATGCCTTCATCACCACCACCCCCGTGGCAGGCTCCAAGGCAGAGACACTGCAGGCTTCTACCACTGCCAGTCCTGGGGACATCACAGTTACACATCCTGAGCATGACAACATGAGCTTGTCAGccaacagcagcactgaaatcCCCTCCCCTACCTTGACTGCCAGCACTCTGGAAGGAAACCAGCCCGGCCATGAAGCCACAGAACCTTTCAGCACAACTGAAGAGACGGATGATGCCAGCAGTGCAACCCCCACGCCTCCTCTGAACACTGGGCCCG CAACAACTAacagctctcagtcagggctttTTGATGGGCAGACCCTGAGGCCCACAGCAGCAAGGTCTGAAACCAAGGCAGGAACGAGCCCTGTGGGTGCCACAGAGGAGAGCACTGTGGAGCCCAGAacctcctctgctcccacctccATTGTACGGAGCACGTCCTTTGCTACTGCCTCCAGtactgtgacagtgacagtgacacccctTGTGACCAGCTCCAcgcctgccagcacagctgccatCCCCACCAGCACGCCCACACTGGCACAGTCACTGGAGCCCAGGCATGAGAAGACTTCTGTGTTGGATGTTGGTGATGATAATTCAG AGCTCCCCACTTTGGCTGGTAAAGCGAGGGCTGACCCCTTGGTGATCACTGTGATCTCCGTGTTCATTGTCATGGTGGCCATCCTGGCCCTGGTGGGATTCCTGCGCTACCGCCAGCGCAACAACCGCACCGAGTTCCGGCGCCTGCAGGACCTGCCCATG GTCCCTCTCCTTCCATCCAAGGTTTGA